One region of Natronorubrum aibiense genomic DNA includes:
- a CDS encoding ABC transporter ATP-binding protein, with translation MSIDRSNPPLVRVGDLQKYFWENDSVLDRLFGNEPVPVRAVDGVSVDIYAGETLGLVGESGCGKSTMGETLLRLQEPTDGRVEFDGRNVYELSGDELTAFRRDAQVVFQDPFSSLDPRMTIGETIRQPLDVHDVGTETERDERVADLIERVGLSASHLDRYPHEFSGGQRQRIGIARALALEPEFIVLDEPTSALDVSVQAQVLNLLDDLQDEFDLTYLLISHDLSVVRHVCDRVAVMYLGEIVEVGPVDELFADPNHPYTQALLESVPRASTTERKRDRETLTGDVPSPRDPPSGCRFRTRCPMVIPPEHMDIDQEVYRDLMSLRERIERRDLSLESVGDGKFESGDDGVPTADVPAFVAALKTRLLETELPPRHDEIVEDALTELADENWERAAERLRENYESVCERDHPALGDGTHPAACHLDRDTSAQPGELDD, from the coding sequence ATGAGTATCGACAGATCGAATCCCCCGCTCGTTCGCGTTGGTGACCTTCAGAAGTACTTCTGGGAGAACGATTCGGTTCTCGATCGGTTGTTCGGGAACGAACCCGTTCCCGTCCGTGCCGTCGATGGCGTGAGCGTAGATATTTATGCGGGAGAAACCCTCGGACTCGTCGGCGAATCCGGCTGTGGCAAGTCGACAATGGGTGAAACCCTGCTACGGCTTCAGGAGCCGACCGATGGCCGCGTCGAGTTCGACGGGCGAAACGTCTACGAACTGAGCGGCGACGAGCTCACCGCGTTTCGCCGCGATGCACAGGTCGTGTTTCAGGACCCGTTCTCGAGTCTCGATCCTCGAATGACGATCGGTGAAACCATCAGGCAACCGCTCGACGTTCACGACGTTGGCACCGAGACTGAACGGGACGAACGAGTGGCGGATCTCATCGAGCGCGTTGGCCTCTCGGCGAGCCACCTCGATCGCTATCCCCACGAGTTCTCCGGCGGGCAGCGCCAGCGGATCGGCATCGCGCGAGCACTGGCGCTCGAGCCGGAGTTCATCGTCTTAGACGAGCCGACCTCGGCGCTCGACGTCTCGGTGCAAGCTCAGGTGCTGAACTTGCTCGATGATCTGCAAGACGAGTTCGATCTTACTTACTTGCTGATCAGTCACGACCTCTCGGTGGTTCGCCACGTCTGTGATCGCGTGGCCGTGATGTACCTCGGCGAAATCGTCGAGGTCGGGCCGGTCGACGAACTGTTTGCTGATCCGAACCACCCCTACACACAGGCCCTGCTCGAGAGCGTACCTCGTGCCTCGACTACCGAACGCAAACGTGATCGGGAGACGCTTACCGGTGACGTCCCATCGCCGCGTGACCCGCCCAGCGGCTGCCGGTTCCGAACTCGGTGTCCGATGGTAATCCCACCTGAGCACATGGACATCGATCAGGAGGTCTACCGTGACCTGATGAGCTTGCGTGAACGGATCGAACGCCGCGATCTCTCCCTCGAGTCCGTCGGTGATGGGAAGTTCGAAAGTGGCGATGATGGCGTTCCAACGGCGGACGTTCCCGCGTTCGTCGCAGCGCTCAAAACACGGCTGCTCGAGACCGAGTTGCCCCCACGTCACGACGAAATCGTCGAAGACGCACTTACCGAACTGGCCGATGAAAACTGGGAGCGCGCCGCCGAGCGATTGCGGGAGAACTACGAGAGCGTGTGCGAACGGGACCACCCAGCACTCGGTGATGGAACCCACCCGGCCGCCTGTCATCTCGATAGGGATACGAGTGCACAACCCGGTGAACTGGACGACTAA
- a CDS encoding ABC transporter ATP-binding protein gives MTEDILRVTDLSTRFFTQEGQVNAVSSLDLRIERGEIFGIVGESGSGKSVTARSIMDLIESPGEITSGRIEYRNADFAEAVADDYPDAVDGEFVDLLEVPERVRQSLRGTSFSMIFQDPESSFNPTLTVGEQLAEAVEVQRRASARPRSTSARAKEYSLGDYLLSTLLSSRKYVSDESRKRAIELLELVGIPDPVERADQYPHEYSGGMLQRAMIAQALAGEPDVLVADEPTTALDVTIQAQILDLLDELQAETGMTVLLITHNLGVIARMCDRVGVMYAGEIVEHGTLEDVFDDHVHPYTDGLLGSVPALDGVADRLQPIHGNVPSLLDHEMQDRCYFADRCPKAMEDCLEHPQEFDASGSEVHKVRCVLAETEYDEARAVPDNYFEDSTRDTANKRADTDGADANGRPQRAEPPIDSSGGERR, from the coding sequence ATGACAGAAGACATACTTCGAGTAACGGATCTCTCGACACGGTTTTTCACGCAGGAGGGACAGGTAAATGCGGTCTCGAGTCTCGATCTTCGGATCGAACGCGGCGAGATCTTCGGGATCGTTGGAGAGAGTGGCAGCGGCAAAAGCGTCACTGCACGATCGATCATGGATCTGATCGAGTCGCCCGGAGAGATCACCAGCGGCAGGATCGAGTACCGGAACGCCGACTTCGCCGAGGCAGTCGCTGACGACTATCCGGACGCCGTCGACGGCGAATTCGTCGATCTGCTCGAGGTTCCCGAGCGAGTCAGACAGTCGCTTCGGGGGACATCGTTCAGTATGATCTTTCAGGATCCGGAAAGCAGCTTCAACCCGACGCTCACAGTTGGCGAGCAACTCGCCGAAGCCGTCGAGGTCCAGCGCCGAGCGAGCGCCCGGCCACGATCGACGAGCGCCCGTGCGAAAGAGTACTCGCTTGGGGACTACCTGCTCTCGACACTCCTCTCGTCACGGAAGTACGTCTCGGACGAGAGTCGCAAACGGGCCATCGAACTGCTCGAACTGGTCGGTATCCCCGACCCGGTCGAACGCGCCGACCAGTACCCACACGAGTACTCCGGTGGGATGCTCCAGCGGGCGATGATCGCACAGGCGCTCGCGGGCGAACCCGACGTGTTAGTCGCCGACGAACCGACGACGGCACTCGACGTCACGATTCAAGCCCAGATCCTCGACTTGCTCGACGAGTTACAAGCGGAGACCGGGATGACGGTCCTGTTGATTACCCACAACCTCGGCGTTATCGCACGAATGTGTGACCGTGTCGGCGTCATGTATGCCGGCGAAATCGTCGAACACGGAACCCTCGAGGACGTTTTCGACGATCACGTCCACCCCTATACGGACGGGCTACTCGGCTCGGTCCCCGCCCTCGATGGTGTCGCCGATCGACTCCAGCCGATCCACGGCAACGTCCCGAGTTTACTCGACCACGAGATGCAAGACCGATGTTACTTCGCTGACCGGTGTCCGAAAGCGATGGAGGACTGTCTCGAGCATCCACAGGAGTTCGACGCATCGGGGAGCGAGGTCCACAAGGTTCGGTGTGTACTCGCCGAGACGGAGTACGACGAGGCGCGGGCAGTTCCCGACAACTACTTCGAAGACTCGACTCGAGACACTGCGAACAAACGCGCCGACACCGATGGAGCTGACGCCAACGGCCGACCACAGCGAGCGGAGCCACCGATCGACAGTTCCGGAGGTGAGCGGCGATGA
- a CDS encoding ABC transporter permease has product MISERVKINLKQTFTESLLPKLGLVLLISIVFMALFAPMLATHDPTRTGYYNEQGAQYPPLGHEYTTQIAQDGDTVEITVEPTREHILGTNNVGQDVYSRFLYGARISLLVGFLGTSIALLIGVPIGLIAGYYGGRVDDGLMRIADTMLAFPALVLALALLGVFGQSSIHLPDPIVIAGLADGMPESVPVPGTVIIVVALVTWVWFARVARGEALAIRNEEYVKAAKSFGTNDRTILRKHVLPNSLTPIIVLATIQVAAIILLEASLAYLGFSGTTLSWGYEVERGQGILPTRPWVSMIPGLGIVLTVISVNLLGDWLRDALDPNIEGEGR; this is encoded by the coding sequence ATGATCTCGGAGAGAGTCAAAATAAATCTCAAACAGACGTTTACCGAAAGTTTGCTCCCGAAACTCGGGTTGGTACTGCTGATTTCGATCGTCTTCATGGCGCTGTTTGCCCCGATGCTGGCCACTCACGATCCAACACGGACGGGATACTACAACGAGCAGGGTGCACAGTACCCGCCGCTCGGACACGAGTACACGACGCAGATCGCACAGGACGGCGACACCGTCGAGATAACAGTCGAACCGACCCGCGAACACATCCTCGGAACGAACAACGTCGGCCAAGACGTCTATTCGCGGTTCCTCTACGGCGCGCGGATATCGCTCCTCGTTGGATTTCTCGGGACGAGTATCGCACTACTGATCGGCGTGCCGATCGGACTCATCGCCGGCTACTACGGTGGCCGAGTCGACGACGGACTGATGCGTATCGCAGATACGATGCTCGCATTCCCAGCGCTCGTCCTCGCACTGGCTTTATTGGGGGTGTTCGGACAGTCATCGATCCATCTCCCTGATCCGATCGTTATTGCCGGTCTCGCCGATGGAATGCCCGAATCGGTGCCGGTCCCGGGAACCGTCATCATCGTCGTTGCACTCGTCACCTGGGTCTGGTTTGCACGAGTCGCCCGCGGTGAGGCGTTGGCGATCCGCAACGAAGAGTACGTCAAGGCAGCAAAGAGCTTCGGAACGAACGATCGGACGATCCTACGCAAACACGTGCTTCCGAATAGCCTCACGCCGATAATCGTCCTCGCGACGATTCAGGTTGCAGCGATTATCCTGCTCGAGGCCTCACTTGCGTATCTCGGTTTCTCCGGGACGACGCTCTCGTGGGGGTACGAGGTCGAACGCGGCCAGGGAATTCTCCCGACCAGACCGTGGGTCTCGATGATTCCGGGACTCGGGATCGTGCTGACAGTGATCAGTGTCAACCTGCTCGGTGACTGGCTCCGTGATGCACTGGATCCGAACATTGAGGGTGAAGGACGATGA
- a CDS encoding ABC transporter permease — MTMGKFLVRRILQGVFVIWGVITVMFGLRAVSPGDPATLMLGEGATQELIEHVREQEGLNEPIYVQYFDYLQGMIVGDFGYSWRSNREVEAMVIERVPATIELAVAATIVAIVIAIPLGVISATRRNESADYGATLFSLLGISTPNFWLGLMLILVLAVWAGIFPNGRRPVGFGQAIMTLVQYGSVYDLLVWLQYITLPALTLGTYFTALITRLTRSGMVDELGKEYVTASQAKGLPSVLVRYKHVLRNTMIPIITVLGLQLGTLLGGAVITETVFNWPGLGLRLVDALGARDWPLMQGIIVFIAIAFVTINIVVDALYNYLNPQVREE, encoded by the coding sequence ATGACGATGGGGAAATTCCTCGTACGGCGGATACTCCAGGGCGTATTCGTTATCTGGGGTGTTATCACGGTTATGTTCGGCCTCCGGGCGGTTTCGCCCGGTGATCCGGCGACGTTGATGCTCGGAGAGGGAGCGACACAGGAGCTCATCGAACACGTTCGCGAACAGGAAGGGCTGAACGAGCCGATCTACGTCCAGTACTTTGATTACCTCCAGGGAATGATCGTCGGTGATTTCGGGTACTCCTGGCGCTCTAACAGGGAAGTCGAAGCGATGGTGATCGAACGCGTTCCGGCCACGATCGAACTCGCAGTGGCCGCAACGATCGTCGCGATCGTCATCGCGATTCCGCTGGGCGTCATCTCGGCGACGCGTCGGAACGAGTCCGCCGACTACGGAGCGACGCTGTTCTCGTTGCTCGGTATTTCGACACCCAACTTCTGGCTCGGGCTCATGCTGATCTTGGTGCTTGCAGTGTGGGCCGGTATCTTCCCGAACGGACGACGACCGGTCGGCTTCGGACAGGCCATCATGACGCTCGTGCAGTACGGATCGGTCTACGATCTGCTGGTCTGGTTGCAGTACATCACGCTGCCAGCACTGACGCTTGGAACGTACTTTACGGCGCTCATCACTCGCCTCACCCGGAGTGGCATGGTTGACGAACTCGGCAAAGAGTACGTCACGGCGAGTCAGGCGAAGGGATTGCCCTCGGTACTCGTGCGATACAAACACGTACTGCGGAATACAATGATCCCCATTATTACGGTGCTCGGACTGCAGTTGGGTACTCTGCTGGGCGGCGCAGTCATTACGGAAACGGTGTTCAATTGGCCGGGACTCGGGCTCCGTCTCGTCGACGCGCTCGGCGCACGGGACTGGCCGCTGATGCAGGGAATCATCGTGTTCATCGCCATCGCGTTCGTGACGATCAACATCGTCGTCGACGCGCTCTACAACTACCTCAATCCACAGGTGCGAGAAGAATGA
- a CDS encoding ABC transporter substrate-binding protein yields the protein MKIGDNQTLDRRSLLKLTGAAGTAGLATMAGCLDDPSAGDDEEIDELTITLSQFPDTIDPLDHITGDYFDIYDHIYEPLFDFEPGEGIFPRVVDDWEIQEGEGATELYLRDDVVFHNGDDLTAEDVAWTINRTVDPELGVVSDIGSFGLGSIEGAEALDDTTVSVEYGAAPGLAEFEFGNYARALNMQWAIDNHDAENEAISGADPEDFNGTGPYEVVDFTSGEEIVLERFDDYWGDEPPFETVIFNADGESNGRVNSLRTDATDLTINILPEDVSTVQDADDIEIRRVTSFRNIFCPMKNTVEPFDSQEFRQAMNYAVDNEEIVNSVLSGYGEARGQPIAPGINGFNDEIEPYEQDIGMAESLVEESGYGGVEIELTVPQGRYLNDAEVGETVADQINQLENVSCEANVVEFGTVSDANSAGVDPDTIEIPFYLIGWGTITGDTDYGVQGFFTIPDNEARTFHDEELSDAILESQQIEDPDERRQQLEQVNQLAHEKAPFLFLHTQESIYGVREQIEWEPREDESVFIWEME from the coding sequence ATGAAGATTGGAGACAACCAAACACTCGATCGACGAAGCCTGCTCAAGCTGACGGGGGCCGCGGGAACGGCCGGTTTAGCGACCATGGCAGGCTGTCTCGACGATCCATCCGCTGGTGACGACGAGGAGATCGACGAGTTGACGATCACACTGTCACAGTTTCCGGACACCATCGACCCGCTCGACCACATCACCGGGGACTACTTCGACATCTACGACCACATCTACGAACCGCTGTTCGATTTCGAACCCGGCGAGGGGATCTTCCCGCGCGTCGTCGATGACTGGGAGATTCAGGAGGGCGAGGGTGCGACCGAACTCTATCTGCGGGACGACGTCGTGTTCCACAACGGTGACGACCTGACCGCAGAGGACGTTGCCTGGACGATCAATCGGACGGTCGATCCGGAGCTGGGCGTCGTCAGTGACATTGGCTCGTTCGGCCTCGGCTCGATCGAGGGTGCAGAAGCACTCGACGACACGACCGTTTCCGTCGAGTACGGTGCAGCACCAGGGCTCGCCGAGTTCGAGTTCGGGAACTACGCTCGCGCACTCAACATGCAGTGGGCGATCGATAACCACGACGCCGAAAACGAGGCCATCTCCGGTGCCGATCCAGAAGACTTCAACGGAACGGGACCGTACGAAGTCGTCGACTTCACATCGGGCGAAGAGATCGTCCTCGAGCGATTCGACGATTACTGGGGAGACGAGCCACCGTTCGAGACGGTGATCTTCAACGCCGACGGCGAATCCAACGGTCGAGTGAACTCGCTTCGAACAGACGCGACGGACCTCACTATCAACATCCTACCGGAGGACGTCTCGACCGTCCAAGACGCCGACGATATCGAGATTAGACGGGTGACGAGTTTCCGGAACATCTTCTGCCCGATGAAAAATACCGTCGAACCGTTCGACAGTCAGGAGTTCCGGCAGGCGATGAACTACGCCGTCGATAACGAAGAGATCGTCAATTCGGTTCTCAGCGGCTACGGTGAAGCGAGAGGACAGCCCATCGCGCCCGGAATCAACGGTTTCAACGACGAGATCGAACCCTACGAACAGGATATCGGGATGGCAGAGAGTCTCGTCGAAGAGAGTGGTTACGGCGGCGTCGAGATCGAACTAACCGTGCCACAGGGCCGCTATCTCAACGATGCCGAAGTCGGAGAGACGGTCGCTGATCAGATCAATCAGCTCGAGAACGTCAGCTGCGAGGCGAACGTCGTCGAGTTCGGTACCGTCTCGGACGCGAATTCGGCCGGCGTCGACCCCGACACGATCGAGATTCCGTTCTACTTGATCGGCTGGGGAACGATCACCGGTGACACTGACTACGGTGTGCAGGGCTTCTTTACCATCCCCGATAACGAGGCTCGAACGTTCCACGACGAGGAGCTCAGCGACGCGATTCTGGAGAGTCAACAGATCGAAGATCCGGACGAGCGACGCCAGCAACTCGAGCAGGTTAACCAACTGGCCCACGAGAAGGCCCCGTTCCTGTTCCTTCACACCCAAGAGAGTATCTACGGTGTTCGAGAGCAGATCGAGTGGGAGCCGCGTGAGGACGAGAGCGTCTTCATCTGGGAAATGGAGTAG
- a CDS encoding ribonuclease H family protein has translation MAAHGRSALRDLFDESPTPHIAHPPRTHHRDFYVATDGSFRESGGGLGAVIETRDGTRVARVATTDTPPDNNVAEYRALHLGLDVLAARAPRDARVGVLIDHDELASNVNSTILATNHPDGKPPRPVSIPAATRYHWRGIQARLHGFGEVRAARIDSDQNPAHPLANTPDRYQHVNREPSRCVLPETPEPDSTPSQFPPPSRADRHTGGGQASD, from the coding sequence ATGGCCGCTCACGGCCGGTCTGCACTGCGGGACCTGTTCGACGAGTCGCCCACGCCGCATATCGCCCACCCGCCACGGACCCATCATCGTGACTTCTACGTCGCCACCGACGGGTCGTTTCGGGAGTCGGGCGGTGGACTGGGCGCCGTCATTGAAACACGCGACGGCACCCGTGTCGCCCGCGTTGCGACCACGGACACGCCGCCTGACAACAACGTCGCCGAGTATCGGGCGCTGCATCTCGGACTCGACGTACTGGCTGCTCGTGCGCCTCGAGACGCCCGTGTCGGCGTTCTCATCGACCACGACGAACTCGCCAGCAACGTCAACAGCACGATTCTCGCGACGAACCACCCCGACGGGAAACCGCCACGGCCCGTCTCCATCCCCGCGGCGACACGGTATCACTGGCGTGGGATTCAGGCCCGACTCCACGGCTTCGGCGAGGTGCGGGCTGCACGCATCGATAGCGACCAGAACCCCGCCCACCCGCTCGCGAACACTCCCGATCGCTATCAGCACGTCAACCGCGAGCCAAGCCGCTGTGTCCTCCCCGAGACGCCGGAGCCGGACTCGACTCCCTCCCAGTTCCCGCCGCCGTCCCGGGCCGACCGCCACACTGGCGGTGGACAGGCCTCGGACTAA
- a CDS encoding DUF2240 family protein, with amino-acid sequence MSLRVAVAAPFIQNGTQRLQENEFVVALSLDRDWFSPDQSKRLIDIATQDGLLERVDGGLEATFDTAAVTVPEEFVPDEDLLQQRSAFERVLDTLVADGVEKHEAVGAINTLQQELGVTIEAAAVVYARRQGIDVSELSAVARSALVNDGDSQAEGR; translated from the coding sequence ATGAGCCTTCGCGTCGCAGTCGCGGCCCCGTTCATCCAGAACGGTACCCAGCGCCTGCAGGAAAACGAGTTCGTCGTCGCGCTCTCGCTCGACCGAGATTGGTTTTCGCCCGACCAGTCGAAACGCCTGATCGACATCGCGACGCAGGACGGCCTCCTCGAGCGCGTCGACGGCGGCCTCGAGGCGACGTTCGACACCGCTGCGGTGACGGTGCCCGAGGAGTTCGTCCCCGACGAGGACCTCTTACAGCAACGGTCCGCGTTCGAACGCGTCCTCGATACGCTCGTCGCTGACGGCGTCGAGAAACACGAGGCCGTCGGCGCGATCAACACGCTCCAACAGGAACTCGGCGTGACGATCGAAGCCGCCGCCGTCGTCTACGCCCGACGACAGGGGATCGACGTCTCCGAACTGTCTGCCGTTGCACGCTCGGCGCTCGTCAACGACGGGGACAGCCAAGCCGAAGGGCGTTAG
- a CDS encoding HAD family hydrolase — MPRAVVFDLDYTLAVPTQDRTTILQEAAATAGAPPLTREAYLEAHRRNLTRETREPIFADLLEGRETDADPAAVADAYRQTIAETLEPLPGVKSMLERLRGEYRVGLLTNGPVRAQRDKLATLGWERAFDAALVTGELEAGKPDRRAFDAIVGELDVDHDEAVYVGDEVEADVYGATNAGLEAIQILLEDGPEPDPRAAAHVEQTTVGERIPNVVAALETR; from the coding sequence ATGCCACGGGCGGTCGTCTTCGACCTCGATTACACACTCGCCGTGCCCACACAGGACCGAACCACGATTCTCCAAGAGGCAGCCGCCACCGCCGGTGCGCCACCGCTGACACGGGAGGCGTATCTCGAAGCCCATCGGCGCAACCTCACCCGCGAGACCAGAGAACCCATTTTCGCCGACTTACTTGAGGGGCGGGAGACGGATGCGGATCCGGCCGCCGTCGCCGATGCCTACCGCCAGACGATCGCCGAGACGCTCGAACCTTTGCCCGGCGTCAAATCGATGCTCGAGCGGCTCCGCGGGGAGTACCGCGTCGGACTGCTCACTAACGGCCCCGTCCGTGCTCAGCGGGACAAACTCGCGACGCTCGGCTGGGAACGCGCGTTCGATGCGGCGCTCGTCACCGGCGAACTCGAGGCCGGCAAACCAGACCGCCGCGCGTTCGATGCGATCGTCGGCGAACTCGACGTCGACCACGACGAGGCCGTGTACGTCGGCGACGAAGTCGAAGCGGACGTCTACGGCGCGACGAACGCCGGCCTCGAGGCCATCCAGATCCTCCTCGAGGACGGCCCCGAGCCCGATCCGCGAGCCGCGGCCCACGTTGAACAGACGACTGTCGGCGAGCGGATTCCGAACGTCGTCGCCGCCCTCGAGACGCGGTAA
- a CDS encoding cation:proton antiporter has translation MAAESTALIDIGVLFAAVALAGVLANRINQSVIPFYIVIGMLLGEYVLGRIDFPALFGSEAIPHGSELALIETDFIYVGAELGIVLLLFFLGLEFNLDRLIAAKERIGKAGTVDLAINFGVGLVLGYLLFGAFLPAFLTAGVVYISSSAIITKSLIDLGWIANDESNPMLGTLVYEDLFIAVYLAIASALVLGGGDIGEAMGQIGIAVGFILALLVVVYLGTAWFQRSLETDSHEFIVLRALGITVLVSGAALSLGVSEAVAAFFVGMAFSSTDHVHDLENLLEPIRDTFAAVFFFWIGLITDPTLFLDVLWLIAAAIVLTSPTKLVSGYLGGRIYDLDERRSLRVGLGMVTRGEFSLIIASLALAGAGTGLAESVADDIYAFAVGYVLFMSILGTTLMQYSDRIESAVVPLLEREDETATQPSGD, from the coding sequence GTGGCAGCTGAATCGACCGCGCTGATCGACATCGGGGTGCTCTTTGCCGCTGTTGCGCTTGCCGGGGTGCTGGCAAACCGGATCAATCAGTCGGTGATCCCGTTCTATATCGTCATCGGAATGTTGTTAGGCGAGTACGTTCTCGGCAGAATCGACTTCCCGGCGCTGTTCGGATCAGAGGCCATCCCACACGGCAGCGAGCTCGCGCTCATCGAGACCGATTTCATCTACGTCGGTGCCGAGTTGGGGATCGTGCTCCTGTTGTTCTTTCTCGGCCTCGAGTTCAATCTCGATCGGCTGATCGCCGCCAAAGAGCGGATCGGCAAGGCCGGGACCGTCGATCTCGCGATTAACTTCGGTGTCGGGCTGGTCCTTGGCTATCTGCTCTTCGGGGCGTTCCTGCCGGCCTTTCTCACCGCGGGGGTCGTCTACATCTCCTCGAGTGCGATTATCACGAAGTCACTGATCGATCTGGGCTGGATCGCTAACGACGAGTCGAATCCGATGCTCGGGACGCTGGTCTACGAAGACCTATTCATCGCGGTCTATCTGGCGATCGCGTCGGCGCTCGTCCTCGGCGGCGGCGACATCGGCGAGGCGATGGGCCAGATCGGGATCGCGGTCGGCTTCATCCTCGCGTTGCTCGTGGTCGTCTACTTGGGGACGGCGTGGTTCCAGCGCAGTCTGGAAACCGACTCCCACGAGTTCATCGTGCTGCGGGCGCTTGGCATCACGGTTCTCGTTTCGGGGGCCGCCCTCTCGCTCGGGGTCAGCGAGGCCGTGGCCGCGTTCTTTGTCGGCATGGCGTTCTCCTCGACGGACCACGTCCACGATCTGGAGAACTTGCTCGAGCCGATCCGTGACACCTTCGCCGCCGTGTTTTTCTTCTGGATCGGCCTCATCACCGATCCGACGCTGTTTCTCGACGTCCTGTGGCTCATCGCGGCAGCCATCGTGTTGACGTCGCCGACGAAACTGGTCAGCGGCTACCTCGGCGGGCGGATCTACGACCTCGACGAACGGCGCTCGCTCCGAGTCGGGCTCGGAATGGTCACCCGCGGCGAGTTCTCGCTGATCATCGCGAGTCTCGCCCTCGCCGGTGCTGGCACGGGGCTCGCCGAAAGCGTCGCGGACGATATCTACGCCTTTGCCGTCGGCTACGTGCTATTCATGAGCATTCTCGGCACCACGCTCATGCAGTACTCAGACAGGATCGAATCCGCCGTCGTCCCGCTGCTCGAACGCGAGGACGAGACAGCGACACAGCCGAGCGGCGACTGA
- a CDS encoding cation:proton antiporter regulatory subunit — MTIYESDLPGVGKKFEVELEDGERLVIVTHNTGKREVYLKSDPDADSEKLFEASDRLARKIGTILEGAYFQPVQTDRVETMLADNTFIEWYAVTDDAEIAGQSIGDAQIRERVGVSIIAVQRNGELITPPTPETVMQPGDTLVVVGERDDCTEFEKLLGDET; from the coding sequence ATGACAATCTACGAGAGCGACCTCCCCGGCGTCGGAAAGAAGTTCGAGGTCGAACTCGAGGACGGGGAACGACTCGTCATCGTGACGCACAATACGGGAAAACGAGAGGTCTACTTGAAGTCGGACCCGGACGCCGACAGCGAGAAGCTGTTCGAAGCGTCCGATCGACTCGCCCGGAAAATCGGCACGATCCTCGAGGGCGCGTACTTCCAGCCGGTACAGACCGATCGAGTGGAGACGATGCTCGCCGACAACACGTTTATCGAGTGGTACGCCGTCACCGACGACGCCGAAATCGCCGGCCAGAGCATCGGCGATGCACAGATTCGAGAGCGAGTGGGGGTTTCGATCATCGCCGTCCAGCGCAACGGTGAGCTGATCACCCCGCCGACGCCGGAGACCGTCATGCAGCCCGGCGACACGCTGGTGGTCGTCGGTGAGCGCGACGACTGCACCGAGTTCGAAAAACTCCTGGGAGACGAGACGTGA
- a CDS encoding methylglyoxal synthase, with translation MTRVALIAHDEKKPDLIEFAQTHEAQLREYELIATGTTGKRLQEATGLEIERKESGPLGGDLMIGSEVAENKLDGIVFLRDPLRAQPHEPDISALLRICDVHDTALATNLASAAFLIDGLAQ, from the coding sequence ATGACACGCGTTGCACTCATCGCTCACGACGAGAAGAAACCGGACCTCATCGAGTTCGCACAGACCCACGAAGCCCAGCTGCGCGAGTACGAGCTGATCGCAACCGGCACGACCGGCAAACGGCTGCAGGAGGCGACCGGCCTTGAAATCGAACGCAAGGAGTCCGGTCCGTTGGGTGGCGACCTGATGATCGGCTCCGAGGTCGCAGAAAACAAACTCGACGGTATCGTCTTTCTCCGAGACCCGTTGCGCGCTCAGCCCCACGAGCCGGATATCTCCGCGCTGTTGCGGATCTGTGACGTCCACGACACCGCACTGGCGACGAACCTCGCCTCGGCGGCGTTTCTGATCGACGGGCTCGCGCAGTAG
- a CDS encoding VOC family protein, which produces MTDSEPSAHHVGITVSDLEETLPFYRDVLGLEVVDRFHVGGEAFSDAVGVEDARGEFAHLEAEGCRIELVEYEPEARGVPAAGLNQPGATHVGLAVDDLEAVADALPEDVPTVSGPRTTESGTSIMFVRDPESNPVELLEV; this is translated from the coding sequence ATGACAGATTCCGAACCGAGCGCCCACCACGTCGGTATCACCGTCAGCGACCTCGAGGAAACCCTACCGTTTTATCGAGACGTCCTCGGCCTCGAGGTCGTCGACCGGTTTCACGTCGGCGGTGAGGCCTTCTCGGATGCCGTCGGCGTCGAGGACGCCCGCGGCGAGTTCGCTCACCTCGAGGCAGAGGGGTGTCGAATCGAACTCGTCGAGTACGAGCCCGAAGCGCGGGGCGTACCGGCCGCGGGGCTCAACCAGCCCGGAGCGACACACGTTGGCCTCGCCGTCGACGATCTCGAGGCCGTCGCTGACGCGTTACCCGAGGACGTCCCAACAGTCAGCGGGCCGCGGACGACCGAGAGCGGGACGTCGATCATGTTCGTGCGCGATCCCGAATCGAACCCAGTCGAACTGCTCGAGGTCTGA